Proteins from a single region of Corynebacterium pseudogenitalium:
- a CDS encoding mycoredoxin → MTTPETSSHVTIFATDWCPFCKKLRERLDRTETPYDVVDVEAEGAEDAAAWVESVNDGNRVVPTVLYSDGTHATNPAASAVRAKLRELTGEEA, encoded by the coding sequence ATGACCACTCCCGAAACCTCTTCCCACGTCACCATCTTCGCAACCGATTGGTGCCCGTTCTGCAAGAAGCTTCGCGAGCGCCTCGACCGTACCGAAACCCCTTACGACGTCGTTGACGTCGAAGCCGAAGGCGCCGAGGACGCCGCCGCGTGGGTCGAGTCCGTCAACGACGGCAACCGCGTCGTCCCCACCGTCCTCTATTCTGACGGCACGCACGCGACCAACCCTGCCGCGTCCGCTGTTCGCGCGAAGCTGCGCGAACTGACCGGCGAAGAGGCCTAG
- a CDS encoding dihydrofolate reductase, with the protein MLGAIWAESIDGIIGDGVGMPWHLPEDLRHFKEITLGHPIIMGRKTWDHLPIKPLPGRTNHVLSSREPGEWSDGAFVSRDIPDLKTSAWIIGGGQIYEATIDEVDVIERTIVDVHVADKLGASAVRAPRVTDDFAIVSDGPWHTSANGTRFKYQRLERLGPKS; encoded by the coding sequence ATGCTGGGCGCGATCTGGGCCGAAAGCATCGACGGCATCATCGGCGACGGCGTGGGCATGCCCTGGCACCTGCCTGAGGACCTGCGCCACTTCAAGGAGATCACGCTGGGCCACCCGATCATCATGGGGCGCAAGACTTGGGACCACCTCCCCATCAAGCCGCTGCCGGGCAGAACAAACCATGTGTTGTCCTCGCGCGAGCCCGGCGAGTGGTCCGACGGCGCCTTCGTGTCCCGCGACATCCCAGATTTGAAGACGTCCGCCTGGATCATCGGCGGTGGCCAGATTTACGAAGCAACCATCGACGAAGTAGACGTCATTGAACGCACGATCGTCGATGTCCACGTCGCAGACAAGCTCGGAGCGTCCGCCGTCCGCGCGCCCCGCGTCACCGATGACTTCGCTATCGTTTCTGATGGACCGTGGCATACCTCCGCCAATGGCACCCGTTTCAAGTACCAACGCCTCGAAAGGTTAGGCCCAAAATCATGA
- a CDS encoding thymidylate synthase, translating into MSLVTPYEDLLRDVLENGTDKGDRTGTGTRSVFGRQLRYDLSESFPLLTTKKVYFKGVVGELLWFLRGDSNVTWLQEHGVRIWNEWADENGELGPVYGVQWRSWPTPDGQHVDQISRALELLREDPDSRRNLVSAWNVSELEHMALLPCHLLFQLYVADGKLSLQVYQRSADMFLGVPFNIASYALLAHMFAQQAGLEVGELIWTGGDCHIYNNHFDQVREQLSREPRPYPQLKLRKAESLFDYDFSDIEVVGYDPHPTIKAQVSV; encoded by the coding sequence GTGAGCCTGGTGACTCCGTACGAAGACCTCCTGCGCGACGTCCTGGAAAACGGCACCGATAAGGGCGACCGCACCGGCACCGGCACGCGAAGCGTCTTCGGCCGCCAGCTGCGCTACGACCTTTCCGAGTCCTTCCCCCTGCTGACCACCAAGAAGGTGTACTTCAAGGGCGTCGTGGGCGAGCTGCTGTGGTTCCTCCGCGGCGACTCCAACGTGACCTGGCTGCAGGAACACGGCGTGCGCATCTGGAACGAGTGGGCCGACGAAAATGGCGAGCTCGGCCCGGTCTACGGTGTGCAGTGGCGTTCCTGGCCTACCCCCGATGGGCAGCACGTGGACCAGATTTCGCGCGCGCTCGAGCTGTTGAGGGAGGACCCAGATTCGCGCCGCAACCTGGTGTCCGCGTGGAACGTCTCCGAGCTCGAGCACATGGCGCTGCTGCCGTGTCACCTGCTGTTCCAGCTGTATGTAGCTGACGGCAAGCTGAGCCTGCAGGTGTACCAGCGCTCCGCCGACATGTTCCTGGGCGTGCCGTTTAACATCGCCTCCTATGCCCTGCTCGCGCACATGTTTGCACAGCAGGCAGGTCTCGAGGTCGGCGAACTCATCTGGACCGGCGGCGACTGCCACATTTACAACAACCACTTCGACCAGGTGCGCGAGCAGCTCTCCCGTGAGCCTCGCCCCTACCCGCAGCTCAAGCTGCGGAAGGCAGAGTCGCTGTTTGACTACGACTTCTCCGACATCGAAGTCGTCGGCTACGACCCGCACCCGACGATCAAAGCGCAGGTGTCCGTCTAA
- a CDS encoding 3'(2'),5'-bisphosphate nucleotidase CysQ, with product MTAQYSDSRLTNLIAQGTGEILKGIRGVGLLRGRELGEAGDDLAQNWIARVLEQHRPGDAFLSEEAADDHSRLSNNRVWIVDPLDGTKEFATGRQDWAVHIALVEDGVPTHAAVGLPDLGVVFKSSDVRHVSGPFAKKIAMSRNRPPAIAPFVADALGFETNPVGSAGAKAMHVLLGDFDAYVHAGGQYEWDQAAPVGVSMAAGLHCSRLDGSPLKYNNKDTYIPDLLICRPELADDILEACAKYYDEHGSFEGVVAK from the coding sequence ATGACTGCTCAGTATTCAGACTCTCGGCTGACAAACTTAATCGCGCAAGGCACCGGCGAGATCCTCAAGGGTATTCGCGGTGTTGGCCTTCTCCGCGGACGTGAACTTGGAGAAGCCGGCGACGACCTGGCACAGAACTGGATCGCGCGCGTGCTTGAGCAGCACCGCCCGGGCGATGCATTTCTGTCCGAAGAGGCAGCCGACGACCACTCCCGTCTCAGCAACAACCGCGTCTGGATTGTTGACCCGCTCGACGGCACGAAGGAGTTCGCAACCGGCCGCCAGGACTGGGCCGTGCACATCGCGCTCGTCGAAGACGGCGTCCCGACCCACGCGGCGGTAGGTCTGCCGGACCTTGGCGTCGTATTCAAATCTTCCGACGTACGCCACGTCTCGGGGCCGTTCGCGAAGAAGATCGCAATGTCGCGCAACCGCCCGCCGGCGATCGCCCCGTTCGTTGCTGATGCCCTCGGCTTCGAGACCAACCCCGTCGGTTCCGCTGGCGCGAAGGCAATGCATGTCCTGCTCGGCGATTTTGACGCCTACGTACACGCCGGTGGCCAGTACGAGTGGGACCAGGCAGCACCAGTTGGTGTGTCCATGGCTGCGGGCCTGCACTGCTCGCGCCTCGACGGCTCGCCGCTGAAGTACAACAACAAGGACACCTACATCCCGGATCTGCTCATCTGCCGTCCGGAGCTTGCCGACGACATCCTGGAAGCCTGCGCGAAGTACTACGACGAGCACGGCTCCTTCGAAGGGGTCGTCGCGAAGTGA